Proteins encoded together in one Terriglobus saanensis SP1PR4 window:
- a CDS encoding RidA family protein translates to MSDMGKVAVSTKDAPAAIGPYSQAIRSGDTLFCSGQVGRAPGAEKLEGDIKQQTKQVLENLKAVLGAAGLDMVHVVKTTVFLKDMNDFAAMNEIYATYLAPKDVVPPARSTVQVSRLPMDALVEIEAIAKES, encoded by the coding sequence ATGAGCGATATGGGCAAGGTAGCGGTTTCGACAAAGGATGCACCGGCGGCGATTGGGCCGTACTCACAGGCGATTCGTTCCGGCGACACGCTCTTCTGCAGCGGCCAGGTGGGCCGCGCTCCGGGCGCGGAAAAGCTGGAAGGCGACATCAAGCAGCAGACGAAGCAGGTGCTCGAAAACCTGAAGGCCGTTCTGGGCGCTGCGGGCCTGGACATGGTGCACGTCGTAAAGACGACCGTGTTCCTGAAGGATATGAACGACTTCGCCGCGATGAACGAGATCTACGCGACGTATCTTGCCCCGAAGGACGTAGTTCCCCCGGCGCGTTCGACCGTGCAGGTGTCTCGCCTGCCGATGGATGCCTTGGTAGAAATCGAAGCCATCGCCAAGGAATCGTAG